A window from Balearica regulorum gibbericeps isolate bBalReg1 chromosome 1, bBalReg1.pri, whole genome shotgun sequence encodes these proteins:
- the FAM107B gene encoding protein FAM107B isoform X2, with amino-acid sequence MRSCKRSVTGAFMQASSIVLLRMKVNRGRCPFQHFYIYTVNKDTEPKDPYPIPRKIMAEPDYIDDDNPELIRPQKLINPVKSSRNHQDLHRELLMNQKRGLAPQNKPELQKVMEKRKRDQVIKQQKEEEAQKKKSDLEIELLKRQQKLEQLELEQQKIQEEQENAPEFVKVKGNLRRTVQEATEAPDS; translated from the exons ATGCGTTCTTGCAAGAGAAGTGTTACAGGCGCATTCATGCAAGCCTCCAGCATCGTGCTACTGCGTATGAAGGTTAACCGAGGCCGTTGCCCTTTCCAGCACTTCTACATAT atacTGTGAATAAGGACACTGAACCGAAAGATCCGTATCCCATTCCAAGAAAGATTATGGCTGAACCAGACTACATAGATGATGACAATCCTGAATTAATTAGACCTCAGAAATTAATTAATCCTGTGAAGTCATCCCGGAATCATCAAGATCTCCATAGAGAGCTGCTTATGAATCAGAAAAG GGGTCTTGCACCTCAGAACAAACCAGAGCTACAGAAGGTGATGGAGAAGAGGAAACGAGATCAAGTtattaaacaacaaaaagaagaggaagcacaaaagaagaaatcagacTTGGAAATAGAGCTACTGAAACGGCAGCAGAAACTGGAGCAG CTGGAACTGGAGCAACAGAAGATAcaggaagagcaggaaaatgcaCCTGAATTTGTCAAAGTCAAGGGCAACTTGAGGAGGACGGTCCAGGAAGCAACAGAAGCACCAGACTCCTAG
- the FAM107B gene encoding protein FAM107B isoform X1, whose amino-acid sequence MAEPDYIDDDNPELIRPQKLINPVKSSRNHQDLHRELLMNQKRGLAPQNKPELQKVMEKRKRDQVIKQQKEEEAQKKKSDLEIELLKRQQKLEQLELEQQKIQEEQENAPEFVKVKGNLRRTVQEATEAPDS is encoded by the exons ATGGCTGAACCAGACTACATAGATGATGACAATCCTGAATTAATTAGACCTCAGAAATTAATTAATCCTGTGAAGTCATCCCGGAATCATCAAGATCTCCATAGAGAGCTGCTTATGAATCAGAAAAG GGGTCTTGCACCTCAGAACAAACCAGAGCTACAGAAGGTGATGGAGAAGAGGAAACGAGATCAAGTtattaaacaacaaaaagaagaggaagcacaaaagaagaaatcagacTTGGAAATAGAGCTACTGAAACGGCAGCAGAAACTGGAGCAG CTGGAACTGGAGCAACAGAAGATAcaggaagagcaggaaaatgcaCCTGAATTTGTCAAAGTCAAGGGCAACTTGAGGAGGACGGTCCAGGAAGCAACAGAAGCACCAGACTCCTAG